One window from the genome of Fusobacterium varium encodes:
- a CDS encoding tyrosine-type recombinase/integrase has translation MKTRALEKYELEKVFNYIKNGGYRNGVRIRANPQIYLICFIQLNTGLRIGDVLNLKVRDITNERIDIVEQKTGKRQNRKINDEVVEIIKDYCKRKNISGNDNLFTFSIRWVQKFLQKVSKCTEVENFSTHSFRKTYAHIQYINNRYNIELVIRLLNHSSVVVTQKYLGVTDNEVNSASQEFKIIL, from the coding sequence ATGAAAACTAGAGCATTAGAGAAGTATGAACTAGAAAAGGTTTTTAACTATATTAAAAATGGAGGTTATAGAAATGGTGTGAGAATAAGAGCGAATCCACAAATTTATCTCATATGTTTTATACAATTAAATACAGGATTGAGAATAGGTGACGTATTAAATTTAAAAGTGAGGGATATAACTAATGAGAGGATAGATATAGTTGAACAAAAAACAGGTAAACGTCAAAATAGAAAGATCAATGATGAGGTAGTTGAAATTATAAAGGATTACTGTAAGAGAAAAAATATTAGTGGAAATGATAATCTGTTTACTTTTTCCATAAGATGGGTACAAAAGTTTTTACAAAAAGTTTCTAAGTGTACAGAGGTTGAAAATTTTTCTACCCATAGTTTTAGAAAAACATATGCACATATCCAATATATTAATAACAGATATAATATTGAATTGGTAATAAGGCTTCTTAATCACTCTTCAGTAGTTGTAACACAAAAATATCTAGGAGTTACGGATAATGAAGTAAATTCAGCATCACAGGAGTTTAAAATAATTTTGTAA